CTTGAAACTACGAATACCCAGGCTTTGCGTTACATTATCTATTGCCTTTTCATTCTCAAAAATGGTAGTTACTACTTTATATAAATAGGGGTCTTTTCTTCCCCACCACAAATGCGGATGAGCAATATTAATATGTTGCGTAAAAGTTTGTCGACCTTGCGGAAGTATTACAAGGGGCTGCTTTACGGTTTTTACCAGTTTCCCTTTCATGTCATAAACAGCGCATTGCATTACCACATTTTTAGTAGTATGCCATGCATTTTCTACTTTTTCAGTAACGAAAATATCGGCAGACTTTGAGGAAACATTTTCTTGTTTAATGTAGACCCCGGGGGAAGCATAATCGGTTGTGGTAATATTCAATTTATTGGTAACAATTAAGTTTACCGGGCGATAAATGCCGCCATACAATGCAAAGAGATCATCGTTTATTGGTATTACATCTTTTCTTGGTTCATTATTCACTTTCACCAAAATAGTATTTGTTGTATCGTATTTCAATGACTTTGAAATCTCAAAACAAAAAGCGGAATAACCTCCTTTATGTTCACCGAGAAATCTATTATTTACATACACTTTTGCAACTTGCCCTACCCCGTCAAACCGGATAAAAACTCTTTTCGTTTCCAAATTTTTATCAACAAAAAACTTCTTTTCATAACTGGCTTCTCCAGTATAAAATCCCTTTCCTAATTGGATGTCCTTAGCATTCCAAGTATGTGGAAGATTTACTTTTTGCCAATTATTTACATTTGAATCTTTCTTGATTTCAATCGAATCTTTTTTAAACAACCATCCTTTATTTAAAGATATTGTCTGTCTTCCGGAAATAAACTCTTTACTATTAGATTGCGCCTTTATACTTTGTGCCGCGAAAAAAAATACTACAAATGTGAATAATACACTCTTCTTAATTATCATTATTATTAGATTATACAAAATTTTAAACAGCAAACAAAGCGGATTAAAAAATATAGAATTAGAATTTTATTTAGAAAAAATATTTAACCAATGATTAAATACAAAAGGTTTATTCAGCATTAATTGAATAATAGATACCGGGTTTGTATCCATATTTATTCCTGAGAAATGTATAACAAAATCATCCCCGGTTTTTTCTACATTGAAATGTTTGCCAGTTGTCAAATCCGTTGCTGAGAGAATTTCATAACCTTTTAAAGAATGAATGCTTACTTCTTTTGTAGCCTTGCGCAAATGCAGAAATATTTTGTCATTGATATATGTGCTTCCGCCCCAAGTCCCTTGTTTAAAAGGGCCTCCGGAGGTATTGTACACCGCTTCTTTGTTTTGTTTTACCCAATCAGAAAATTCAAAGAATCTATTGGTAAGCATTTCTGGTAAAGACCCATCACGTTTAGGGCCAATATTCAATAAAAAATTTCCATTACCACAAATAGTTTTATCGAACATCGTAATTAATTCTTTCTTAGAAAACATTTTTGCCTTTGGGTCAAAACCATAAACAGGATAAGAAACACTAGTAACTGTTTCCCATGGAAAATAAGGAGCATCCGTGGTTTTTGCTTCATAAGAAAAGAAGTCTCCAGAAGAACCATCGGTTGCGAAGAAAGCATGGCCACTACTGTCTTTTACCGAAGACAAGCGTGTCGTTAAAATATTGGGTTTAATAGCTTTTATAAAACTGTACAAATTTCTGCCGTCTTGCCTGTTCCATACATCACCCAACCAAAAACCATCGAACCACAAAATATCGGGATTGTATTTATTCATCAACTCTTTTACTTGATTTTTGCAGAATTCTACAAATGCCGGTTTACCACCTTTAGGAATAGGAGGCGTTTTTTGAGCCGTGGGCATAGAAGTCCAATTGCTGCAATAATGTAAATCGGCGATGGAATAATAAATACCAAACAAAAGGCCTTTCCTTCTGCATTCTTTACCTAATTCTGCTAAAATATCTTTTTTAAATTTTGATTGCTTTATATCAAAATCGGTGAATTGGCTGTTCCATATACCATAGCCATCATGGTGTTTAGCTATCACCACAATATACTTACAACCTGCTTGCATGGCAAAGTTGACAATTTTTTTTGCATTAAAATTTTCTGGGTCCCATTTTAAAGCAATAGAGTCTGCAACACGCTCAGGCGTACCATTTCCGATAGACCAAGCATCGCCCGTTTTAGGGGTATAAACTGCAAAGAAAGAAAGCATAAGCCCCAACTTTTTTTCTTGGAAAGTTTTTAATAACGCTTTGTTGGTCCTGGGATTTACAATTGTTGTTTGCGAAAACAAATTTGTAATAACAAAAAATAAAGTACAAAATACGATTCCAACCTTTTTAAGCATTCTCATTATTTTTTAAATATGTTTGTTTATATCCTGTTTTCCATTTTTGCCTTTTTCAGTTTCTAAAACAACTACAAAAGGTTGCTTTTGACCCTCATTTGGAAGATGCACAAAATAAGCTGACCCGTCTAATTTCTCGATAGACAACTGTTTGTCTCCATCTAGCAAATAAGCTTTCTTAAGCAGAATATTTTTAGTAGGCAGTACCCTTAAAGCTCCAGAAACAGGCACATTGAAGACAATCATATATACTTTATCATCCTGACTAGTTGGCGTTGTAAAATAGCCCCAGTCTTGTTTTTCCCAATTAACGTGCGCGCAATTGTAAATAGCAGTGTTGTTTATTTTCATCCAGTCACCAATAGCTTTTGCGTCGGCCACTTCCTTCTGCCTGAAAGTGCCATTTGGTTTAGGACCGAAATTCAGAACAAAATTACCATCAAGGGATACACATTTTGCCAACATCTCAATTAATTCATCGGAAGTTTTCCAATGCCCCATCCACTGTTTTGCATATCCCCATCCGTTTTCAGGAATTGTCATATCACACTCCCAATCATTACCATGGGTATCTGCAAAAGTTTCAGGAATTGTTCTTTCCCAACCTTGCTCATAATCGCCCATCAACCTACCATTGCTATCAAAATGTCGCTTACCATAATCATCGGCACGAAGACGGCTTCCTATAATTAATCCCGGATGTATTCTTTTTAAATCCTGATCCAAAGAATCAGAGAATGCCCCACTCTTTTTCCAACTATTATCCCAAGTACCATCAAACCAGAAGCCTTTTATTTGAGGATACATTCTCAACTGTTCTTCTAATTGACTTTGCGTAAACTTTTTAAACTTATTAAATGCTATGGTATCCGAAGCCGATTTTAAATCATATCGCCAATCCGGATTATGCCAATCCATAACAGAGAAATACAAATAAACATCAATACCCACTTTTGTATAAGCATCTACAATCTGCTTGATGATATCTTTTTTATACGGCGTATTCGAAATATTGTAAGAGGTATATTTACTCGGCCATAGGCAAAACCCATCGTGGTGCTTCGTTGTAATGGTCACATATTTAACACCCATTTGCTTTGCCATTGCAGCCCATTTATCAGCATTAAAATCTTTAGGATTAAATTGCTTGTATAAACTATCATAAACAGCATTGGGCAACTGATTCCAAGAACGGATCCACTCTGCTGCGCCATTGTAATGCTTACCATTATAATCACCTCCAAGTATTGAATATAATCCCCAATGAATAAATTGTCCTAAACCATAACCTCTCCAACGATTCATATCCACATCCATTCGTTTGCCAATTCTATGTGCTCCATGGAGCAATGGAATAGTATCTTGTTTTTCTGACTGTGAATAGCCTGTAGAAAATAATAAAATTAGAAGGGCTAATAGCCCAGAAGAAAGCCAGGATTGTTGCCTGGCTTTTTTATTGCTCCTTTTCTTAGTCATTATAAGTAGTTTTATTTATTGTTTGTTTATCTATTTTTCTTTCCCCAATAATTTTCTTTCCCAATTGTATATTTTACTTTATCAACTTTGATCTTCAAATCTTTTTCGTTTTTATACAAAACAACATCTTCTCCTTTCTTAATATCTATCAAATAATTCCCATCTCCTTTATCAATTAATTTTTCATTGCTGCCTTTTATTTTAATTGCACCAGTTATATTCGGATGAATAAAGCAGGGCTCTCCAGCAAGGCTTTTTATGCTCACCCATTTTGTTTCCCCATCCTTTCTTACAGCCGTGATTAAAAATGCTCCTTCAGTTCTTAAATTTTCGAAAGACACATCTTTCCAACTATCTGGTATGGCGGGGAAAATTCTAATTTTATTTCCCCAGCTTTGAATCAATAGTTCCTGAATAGAGGTAGCTGCGGCCAAAGGCGTTTCTATTACAGGCCCTGATTCAACGTACATCGTATTAGGTTTTACAAACCTATCGAGCAACTGGTTCAAATAATTAAGCGCATTATCCCCATCACCCATTGTTTCATAAATAGAGGCCCCGCCTGTAAAAGAATACCCCTGCAGAGCGCCTGGAAAGTTGTGCCAATGTAATAACGATTTTTTGATTAGTCGGCGACTTTCTGGCTGATCCCAATTCACAATATGCAATGGATAAATCATCAAAAGATGTGAAAAATGCCTGTGTGATTGACTAAATGCTAGATCACGACCAATCCTGAAGCCCGTGCTGTCTGTTGGAAAATCTGTAAGATTTTTTAAAACACTTCTCCATTTCTCAGCTAAACTATCCTTCGGGTTTATTTTTAATAAAGTCTCACATCCCCAGCGAAACAAGGATAAATCGTAATTACAATCTCTAGTAATGCCATTGGGGTATTCTGGCGAATAAGTATAGGGC
The Arachidicoccus soli DNA segment above includes these coding regions:
- a CDS encoding alpha-L-fucosidase produces the protein MLKKVGIVFCTLFFVITNLFSQTTIVNPRTNKALLKTFQEKKLGLMLSFFAVYTPKTGDAWSIGNGTPERVADSIALKWDPENFNAKKIVNFAMQAGCKYIVVIAKHHDGYGIWNSQFTDFDIKQSKFKKDILAELGKECRRKGLLFGIYYSIADLHYCSNWTSMPTAQKTPPIPKGGKPAFVEFCKNQVKELMNKYNPDILWFDGFWLGDVWNRQDGRNLYSFIKAIKPNILTTRLSSVKDSSGHAFFATDGSSGDFFSYEAKTTDAPYFPWETVTSVSYPVYGFDPKAKMFSKKELITMFDKTICGNGNFLLNIGPKRDGSLPEMLTNRFFEFSDWVKQNKEAVYNTSGGPFKQGTWGGSTYINDKIFLHLRKATKEVSIHSLKGYEILSATDLTTGKHFNVEKTGDDFVIHFSGINMDTNPVSIIQLMLNKPFVFNHWLNIFSK
- a CDS encoding alpha-L-fucosidase: MTKKRSNKKARQQSWLSSGLLALLILLFSTGYSQSEKQDTIPLLHGAHRIGKRMDVDMNRWRGYGLGQFIHWGLYSILGGDYNGKHYNGAAEWIRSWNQLPNAVYDSLYKQFNPKDFNADKWAAMAKQMGVKYVTITTKHHDGFCLWPSKYTSYNISNTPYKKDIIKQIVDAYTKVGIDVYLYFSVMDWHNPDWRYDLKSASDTIAFNKFKKFTQSQLEEQLRMYPQIKGFWFDGTWDNSWKKSGAFSDSLDQDLKRIHPGLIIGSRLRADDYGKRHFDSNGRLMGDYEQGWERTIPETFADTHGNDWECDMTIPENGWGYAKQWMGHWKTSDELIEMLAKCVSLDGNFVLNFGPKPNGTFRQKEVADAKAIGDWMKINNTAIYNCAHVNWEKQDWGYFTTPTSQDDKVYMIVFNVPVSGALRVLPTKNILLKKAYLLDGDKQLSIEKLDGSAYFVHLPNEGQKQPFVVVLETEKGKNGKQDINKHI